TAAATCTCCTGCGGCGTCCCAAACTGCTGTAAAACGCCGCAATTCATTACAGCAATACGTGTCCCCATTGTCATAGCTTCGATCTGGTCATGTGTAACATATATTGTTGTTACACCCAATTCCCGCTGAAGCGTTATAATCTCCCGGCGCATCTCTGTGCGGAGTTTTGCATCCAGATTTGCCAGCGGTTCATCCATCAAAAAAAGCTTAGGCCTTCTCACCAATGACCGCGCAAGAGCCACACGCTGACGCTGTCCCCCTGAGAGTGCACCGGGCTTCCGTTCCAACAGAGTGTCCAGTTCCAGCTTTTTTGCCACCTCAGCTACCCGTGCCGCTGCCTCCTGCTTTTTGGTATGGTGCATTTTGAGGGGGAACGCAATATTATTCTTTACCTTCATATTCGGATAGAGGGCATAATTCTGAAATACCATTGCAATGTCACGGTTCTTAGGCGGTACTTTATTAACTACCCTGCCATCCATCATGATCTCGCCGCTGCTGATGCCCTCAAGTCCCGCAATCATACGAAGCAGTGTAGTCTTTCCACAGCCGGAAGGCCCCACGAAAACAATAAATTCACCCTGTTCTATTTCCATATCCATATTGATAACGGCGTGTACATTGCCTGGATACCACTTATTTACTTTGTGTATTTGCAGGCCGCCTGCCCGAACTTCATTTTCCATAAACAGCTCCTTTTATATTTTAGTCCTTCATTCCAGAAGATATAATGCCTTGTTCAAGATATTTCTGCCCGAACATAAATATCAGAAGCGGCGGCATAAGTGTAATCAGTGATGCGATCAGCGATACTCCCGCATTGTCCGCGGTGATATTCGCCATATACAGAGACAACGGCCAAAGTGTCTGATCCTTTAAGAATGCCTGAGGTGCCTCCATTGCGTTCCAGTACTCCAGAAATCCCAACACAACTGCGGAGAGGATACCCGGTGCGCCGAGAGGTATACCCAATCTCAAAAATGTCTGGATAGGAGAAGCACCATCCACAGCTGCTGCCTCAGTAACCGCCCCCGGTATCGTCATAAAGAATCGGGTCATGATGAATACCGGAAGGGTTGATGCGGCGCCTGGCAGAATAATGGCCCATGCGGTATCAATAAGGCCTAACTTATTCAAAACCAGATAACTGGAAACCATAGTCACTTGAAAAGGCATCAGCATAAGGACAATATATAAGGTGTAAAACACTTTTTTTCCGCGAAAGTCAAAACGTGCAAATGCCCATGCCGCAGGAGCGCCCAAAACAATATGGCCCAATATAATGGGAAAGACCTGTTTACAGGAATTCCAGAATACATTAAAAAATTGAGGTGTATCAAACAACAGCTCCGCATAAGCCTGGAAGGTCGGGTAGCGTGCAAAAATCGGCCATGCAGCGAAGCCATCACCACTTTCTAAAACCGGGGCAAGGTTCCCGGACAACTCCCCGGGTCCCATAAGTGTACCGGATGAAAGCATCCACAGCGGTACCCATACAAAAGCTGCGATCATAAAAAGAATGAGACAGATAAAAATTTTTTTCAAGAGCCGTCACCTCCACTCATGATCTTCTGCAGCAGCATAATCAAAGTAAATACGATAAGTGCCATCATCACGGCCCCGGCGCACATTTTATCCACGTCCAAGCTGCTGTACCAGTTATTAAACAAATGCTGAAGCATATAAATGCTATTATCGGGATAGCTGCCTGCAATGAGATAAGCTTCCCTGAATACCTTGAACGAATTGAGCAGGGACAGCACCGTGACTGTGAACAACGTCGGCAGCAGATTGGGCATCGTGATCTTTATAAGCCGTTTTATGCTGCCCGCACCGTCTATCTGTGCGGCCTCATACAGTGCCGGATTGATAGCACTGATCCCTGATAGCCATAGCACCATGTCATACCCAAAGTTTTTCCATATATACGCAAACGTTAAAACTGCAAATGCAGCTTTACTGCCAATCCAGTCAATCGAAGTTACATCCAGTAAAGACAGGATTCCATTGATTAATCCGTTTCTATGGAAAATCACCCTCCACAGCAGAACAATTGAGGCCACAGGTATTGCCATTGGCATTAAAAACGTTGTTTTGAAAATCCCATGCTTTTCCTGAAATGTAGTAAGCATCAATGCAACAACTAACGATATGATAAGCAATAGTGGTATGCAAACGAATATAAACTTTGCAGTATTGGCCGCTGCCAATTGGAATGCACTGTTACCCAGCACAGATATGTAGTTTTGGACTCCAACAAACTGATTGCTTACAGCGGAGAAAAAAGAACGCCGCAGTGCGTCCACAAGCGGAATGAGTACCATTACACTCACGGCAAACAAACTCGGTGTCAAAAACAGCCACGGTACGATACGTTCTTTTAACGGTGCCTTGTATTCATGTTCGTTTTGTTGTTTTTTCCTGTATAAGTATTTGGGCTTCCTCGCCGCTTTCGGCAAAGGTATATTCTTTTTTCGGCAGAGAAGAGTTTTTATCAACAGAGAACCTCCTTTCATGGGATACAAAGCCAGGCTTTCCTTCTTGCCAATGGAGCATGAAGTCGATGCAAAGCCACAGACAGGGCATGAAATACATAACCTTGCCAATCGAAATATTGTTGTATGACACTATTTTTACAGATATCAGACAAAGTGACAGTGTATAGATCACGCAGCTCAGAACCAGGCCCGAATACGAGCGTATTGATGTCATCCTGGCCGCTATTACCACAAGGACAGAAGCAAATAAAGAAAACAACAGCAGTAAAAACGCTGCATTCCAAAGCTCCTTATCCCGGAAGGTCGGGGCTGCCGA
The Ruminococcus gauvreauii genome window above contains:
- a CDS encoding carbohydrate ABC transporter permease, with product MIKTLLCRKKNIPLPKAARKPKYLYRKKQQNEHEYKAPLKERIVPWLFLTPSLFAVSVMVLIPLVDALRRSFFSAVSNQFVGVQNYISVLGNSAFQLAAANTAKFIFVCIPLLLIISLVVALMLTTFQEKHGIFKTTFLMPMAIPVASIVLLWRVIFHRNGLINGILSLLDVTSIDWIGSKAAFAVLTFAYIWKNFGYDMVLWLSGISAINPALYEAAQIDGAGSIKRLIKITMPNLLPTLFTVTVLSLLNSFKVFREAYLIAGSYPDNSIYMLQHLFNNWYSSLDVDKMCAGAVMMALIVFTLIMLLQKIMSGGDGS
- a CDS encoding ABC transporter ATP-binding protein translates to MENEVRAGGLQIHKVNKWYPGNVHAVINMDMEIEQGEFIVFVGPSGCGKTTLLRMIAGLEGISSGEIMMDGRVVNKVPPKNRDIAMVFQNYALYPNMKVKNNIAFPLKMHHTKKQEAAARVAEVAKKLELDTLLERKPGALSGGQRQRVALARSLVRRPKLFLMDEPLANLDAKLRTEMRREIITLQRELGVTTIYVTHDQIEAMTMGTRIAVMNCGVLQQFGTPQEIYQNPANLFVAGFIGSPNMNIWDTRIVSYHAQHFLTLGEARIPIDISGLPGEQLQEPLKAGIRPEHIELASKKEPGAIRMEIDLLENTGREVAVFLTASGIPNLTVMTNADFPGQIGHEIYVRLKQEKIHVFNAEGERLTRVQTDTKHRSTT
- a CDS encoding carbohydrate ABC transporter permease — protein: MKKIFICLILFMIAAFVWVPLWMLSSGTLMGPGELSGNLAPVLESGDGFAAWPIFARYPTFQAYAELLFDTPQFFNVFWNSCKQVFPIILGHIVLGAPAAWAFARFDFRGKKVFYTLYIVLMLMPFQVTMVSSYLVLNKLGLIDTAWAIILPGAASTLPVFIMTRFFMTIPGAVTEAAAVDGASPIQTFLRLGIPLGAPGILSAVVLGFLEYWNAMEAPQAFLKDQTLWPLSLYMANITADNAGVSLIASLITLMPPLLIFMFGQKYLEQGIISSGMKD